Proteins encoded together in one Salvelinus namaycush isolate Seneca chromosome 26, SaNama_1.0, whole genome shotgun sequence window:
- the LOC120021503 gene encoding C-reactive protein-like: protein MISILLNALVLLSALGRTGARYPTTSSPYTTPSVPTTDLRGRMFTVSNYGGFIMYTDAVSPYSSPSPTAYPTSSPSSPYTSYPYTTPSPSLSALTVCLRYMTEEGKDLTLFSLTQGNYWNLLLERNSGMDRLSTHSTSQYFRSYRLLSKYITDIEHRPWTNLCVTWEAETGVAQVWRGGTVSVRKRVLGQVNSAPLVLHMYQFEGQVTDVEVWDRVLSSSVILDYMSGWYYNPRFYHYTPGNLLTWSKAIYSTTGDVLLEGNAYNSDHQPIRGQHQPPGPMRGKRKRKFLKGGRREISTKS, encoded by the exons ATGATTTCCATTCTTCTTAACGCTCTCGTGCTGCTGTCGGCATTGGGCCGAACTGGGGCAAGATACCCAACAACATCATCGCCCTATACAACCCCTTCAG TTCCCACCACAGACCTGCGTGGTCGAATGTTTACAGTGTCGAACTACGGGGGATTTATCATGTACACAGACGCGGTCTCTCCctactcctctccctcccccactgcCTACCCCacttcttctccctcctctccatacACCTCATATCCCTAcaccaccccctctccctctctctctgctctgactgtgtgtcTGCGTTACATGACCGAGGAGGGAAAAGACTTGACTCTCTTCAGCCTCACTCAGGGGAACTACTGGAACCTGTTACTGGAAAGGAACAGTGGGATGGACCGCCTCTCCACCCATTCCACCTCTCAGTACTTCCGCTCCTATAGGCTGTTATCGAAGTACATCACAGACATAGAGCACCGCCCCTGGACCAATCTGTGTGTTACTTGGGAAGCAGAGACGGGTGTGGCCCAGGTGTGGAGGGGCGGGACTGTCAGCGTTAGGAAGAGAGTGCTTGGACAG gtgaacaGTGCACCTCTTGTCTTGCACATGTATCAGTTTGAGGGCCAGGTAACTGACGTGGAAGTGTGGGACAGAGTCCTCTCCTCGAGCGTGATACTGGACTACATGTCTGGGTGGTATTACAACCCAAGGTTCTACCACTACACCCCTGGTAACCTGCTGACCTGGTCCAAGGCCATCTACTCCACCACTGGAGACGTCCTCCTGGAGGGAAACGCCTACAACTCTGACCATCAGCCTATCAGGGGCCAGCACCAACCCCCAGGACCAatgagagggaagagaaagaggaagttTTTGAAGGGAGGGCGCAGAGAGATTTCCACAAAATCTTAA
- the LOC120021363 gene encoding mucin-2-like produces MEMIPVLFNALALLSVLGRTGARTSSPKSTPSGPGPSTSDLRGQMITVSYSYSIGFTMYTDAIFPSPSPTIYPSPSTSPSSSPSSSSAYSPYPSPPSSSPSPTTSPSSSSAYSSPYTSPSTSPYSSSPSSTSPSPSPTTYPSPSPSPSPSPSPTTYPSPSPSSSPSPSPTTYPSPSPSSSPSPSPTTYPSPSPSSSPSPSPTTYPSPSPSSSPSPSPPPYPSPSPSSSPSPSPTTYPSHSPSPSSPYSFPSTSPSPSSPYFSPSSTPYPSHSSSTSPSPSSPYTTPSPSLSALTVCLRYMAEEGKDLTLFSLTQGNYWNLLLKRNSGMDYLSIHSSSQSFRSYRLMWSIAGPRPWTSLCVTWEKNTGVAQVWRGGTVSVRKRVFGQVTNGPPILKVYKFEGQVTDVEVWDRVLSPSWIMSYMSGWTTYWSYTPGNVLTWSKAIYSTNGEVLLERNTYNSDHQPIRGQRQLPRPMRRKKMRKFEWKKRARAEQIARTRP; encoded by the exons ATGGAGATGATTCCCGTGCTGTTCAACGCTCTCGCACTGCTGTCGGTGTTGGGACGAACTGGGGCAAGAACATCATCGCCCAAATCAACCCCTTCAG GCCCAGGCCCCTCCACCTCAGACCTGCGTGGTCAGATGATAACAGTGTCATATTCGTATAGCATAGGATTCACCATGTACACAGACGCAatctttccctctccttcccccaccATCTACCCTTCTCCTTctacctctccttcctcctccccatcctcctcctctgcctactctccctacccctctcctccctcctcctctccctcccccaccacctctccttcctcctcctctgcctattcctctccctacacctctccttccacctctccttactcctcctctccctcttccacctctccttctccctcccccaccacctacccctctccttctccctccccctctccctctccctcccccaccacctacccctctccttctccttcctcctctccctcaccctcccccaCCACctacccctctccttctccctcctcctctccctcaccctcccccaCCACctacccctctccttctccctcctcctctccctcgccctcccccACCACctacccctctccttctccctcctcctctccctcgccctccccccccccctacccctctccttctccctcctcctctccctcgccctcccccACCACCTAcccctctcattctccttctccctcctctccctactcttttccttccacctctccttctccctcctctccctacttttctccctcctccaccccctacCCCTCTCATTCttcttccacctctccttctccgtcCTCTCCCTAcaccaccccctctccctctctctctgctctgactgtgtgtcTGCGTTACATGGCTGAGGAGGGAAAAGACTTGACTCTCTTCAGCCTCACTCAGGGGAACTACTGGAACCTGTTACTGAAAAGAAACAGTGGGATGGACTACCTCTCCATCCATTCCTCCTCTCAGTCCTTCCGCTCCTATAGGCTGATGTGGTCCATCGCAGGGCCACGCCCCTGGACCAGCCTGTGCGTTACCTGGGAGAAAAACACGGGTGTGGCCCAGGTGTGGAGAGGCGGGACTGTCAGCGTCAGGAAGAGGGTGTTTGGCCAG gtgACCAATGGGCCTCCTATCTTGAAAGTGTATAAGTTTGAGGGTCAGGTAACTGACGTGGAAGTGTGGGACAGAGTCCTCTCCCCAAGCTGGATAATGTCCTACATGTCTGGGTGGACGACCTACTGGTCCTACACCCCTGGTAATGTGCTGACCTGGTCCAAGGCCATCTACTCCACCAATGGTGAGGTTCTCCTGGAGAGAAACACCTACAACTCTGACCATCAGCCTATCAGAGGCCAGCGCCAGCTCCCAAGACCAATGAGAAGGAAGAAAATGAGGAAATTTGAATGGAAGAAGAGAGCGAGGGCAGAGCAGATAGCGAGAACACGGCCGTAG